TTTTGTATTAGCCGGAGGGAAAAGCACGAGGATGGGAGTGGATAAAGGCTTGGTTGTTCTTAAAGGTAAACCGATGATATCCTATATTCTCGAGACCCTGCAAAGAGCAAGATTAAATGTTAGTATTGTGGCAAATAACGATGCCTATAAAGACTTCGGCCTTCCGGTATATGCTGATGTTGTATTAGAAAAGGGGCCAATGGGAGGATTATTAACAGCAATGCGAAATGCTGCTTCAGAAGTGATTTTACTGATAAGTTGCGACATGCCACTTATTTCTCCTGAAGCGATAAACAGTTTACTGTCGTTTCTTGATAAAGAGAAAATTGTTGCCACTGCAATTGAAAATAAAGTTAACCCCCTGTTTGCCCTTTATCCCCGTAAACTGAAAAGCAACGTTGAAGCATACGTGATTTCCGGTCGATTAAAAATGACGGATTTTATTTTAGACAATCCACATCTGTTGTTACTTTCCTTCGCGCAGGAAATGTCATGGTGCTTTAAGAATGTGAATACGCCGATCGATCTCGAAGAAATAATGAATTCCCGGCCTCTTGAAAACGATTAGCTCTTTTGCGCTGCTTTGTTTTGCAATGTTATCCCGATTTTATAAAACTACCTAATAATAATATAATTTTACTTTGCTGCAAACAAACAGTGTATTAGCTTGTTATCACCATAAGGTTTAGGTTGATTATATGATAAAGGCTCTAGCTTCCCACAAGCAGGGCCTTTGTCTTTGTCGGATAACCTATCTCTTGTTGTTTGGTATATTAATATTAGCCATGTATGGATTCAGTTTTGCCATATTGCTGAATGAGCTCTCCTTCGAAAGTAAGCCATTCTTTCCAACGTTTTTCGACATCGACATCGACGCTGTATTTCCGGGCAAAATTTAGAAAAGTAGTG
This Olivibacter sp. SDN3 DNA region includes the following protein-coding sequences:
- a CDS encoding molybdenum cofactor guanylyltransferase; translated protein: MIGDQTVEAFVLAGGKSTRMGVDKGLVVLKGKPMISYILETLQRARLNVSIVANNDAYKDFGLPVYADVVLEKGPMGGLLTAMRNAASEVILLISCDMPLISPEAINSLLSFLDKEKIVATAIENKVNPLFALYPRKLKSNVEAYVISGRLKMTDFILDNPHLLLLSFAQEMSWCFKNVNTPIDLEEIMNSRPLEND